One stretch of Sander vitreus isolate 19-12246 chromosome 16, sanVit1, whole genome shotgun sequence DNA includes these proteins:
- the kcmf1 gene encoding E3 ubiquitin-protein ligase KCMF1 codes for MSRHEGVSCDACLKGNFRGRRFKCLICYDYDLCASCYESGATTTRHTTEHPMQCILTRVDYDLYYGGDSFSVEQPQSFTCPYCGKMGYTETSLQEHVTSEHAETSTEVICPICAALPGGDPNHVTDDFTAHLTLEHRAPRDLDESSSVRHVRRMFHPGRGLGGPRARRTNMHFTSGSTGGLSSSSSQSSTYTPSNREAMDPIAELLSQLSGVRRAAGGQINSSGPSASQLQQLQMQLQLERQQAQAARQQVETGRHATRRSNNPGNSIPPPSTATANTATVGENNPSSSSHSSQFLLARLNEPKMSEAERQFLEGERADRSLFVQELLLSTLMHEESSSSDEEERRDFADFGAMGCVDIMPLDVALENLQLRERSSTGKEPPPPPL; via the exons ATGTCCCGACATGAGG GTGTGAGCTGTGATGCATGTTTAAAAGGGAACTTTAGAGGAAGACGGTTTAAGTGTTTAATTTGCTACGACTACGACCTGTGCGCATCGTGCTACGAGAGTGGAGCCACAACAACAAGACACACCACAGAGCACCCTATGCAGTGTATATTAACCAGGGTAGACTATG ACTTGTATTATGGAGGAGATTCTTTTTCAGTAGAGCAACCCCAGTCATTCACATGTCCTTACTGTGGCAAGATGGGCTACACAGAGACATCCCTGCAGGAGCATGTCACCTCAGAACATGCAGAGACTTCCACAGAGGTG atctGTCCAATATGTGCTGCCTTGCCAGGAGGGGACCCCAACCACGTCACAGATGATTTTACAGCTCACCTCACACTTGAACACAGAGCGCCAAGAGATTTA GATGAGTCCAGCAGTGTTCGACATGTACGCAGGATGTTCCACCCTGGACGAGGACTGGGCGGTCCCAGAGCACGACGGACAAATATGCACTTTACTAGCGGCTCCACGGGTGGACTTTCATCCTCCTCATCACAGAGCTCCACCTACACCCCCAGTAACAGGGAAGCAATGGACCCAATCGCAG AGTTGTTGTCTCAGCTGTCAGGGGTGCGACGTGCAGCAGGGGGGCAAATAAACTCATCAGGGCCTTCAGCCTctcagctccagcagctccagatGCAACTGCAGTTGGAGCGGCAGCAGGCTCAGGCAGCACGACAGCAAGTAGAGACGGGTCGCCACGCGACACGGCGCAGCAACAACCCGGGCAACTCCATCCCTCCACCCAGCACAGCAACTGCCAACACTGCCACTGTGGGTGAAAACAATCCCTCATCCTCGTCCCACAGCTCCCAGTTCCTATTAGCACG GTTGAATGAACCTAAGATGTCCGAAGCAGAGCGGCAGTTTCTAGAAGGAGAGCGCGCCGACCGCAGCCTGTTTGTACAGGAGCTGCTTTTGTCCACGCTGATGCACGAAGAGAGCTCTTCTTCTGACGAGGAAGAGCGTCGAGACTTCGCCGACTTTGGAGCCATGGGCTGCGTGGATATCATGCCTTTAGATGTGGCGTTGGAGAACCTCCAGCTTAGAGAGCGCAGCTCTACGGGGAAGGAGCCTCCGCCGCCGCCTCTTTGA
- the itga1 gene encoding integrin alpha-1, with protein MLGISHFTLTTAAVVVLLPCVLSFNVDQKNGLSFSGPLEDMFGYTVQQFENSEGKWVLIGSPLSGQPAKRTGDVYKCPVGKGDNTCVKLELPKNTTVPNLHEVKENMTMGTTLVTNPNGGFLACGPQYGYMCGQQQYISGVCANVSDSFQILNSVAPAVQECAKELDIVIVLDGSNSIYPWSSIIDFLERFIENIEIGPKLSQVGIVSYGETVTHRVNLSQFDNTKNLLTFVKELPQQTGFKTMTFLGIDTARKEAFMPERGARPGVKKVMVIVTDGESHDFYNLDKVIGDCKADDIERFGIAVLGDYNRQNKSAEEVQKFIKEIAAISSKPLNDHFFNVSDEVALLTIVDALGSKIFALEATTGNFTSSFGMEMSQAGFSAHTSKEGVLLGAVGAYDWNGTVVMHTAGGTITPGKTQFYDPETEAGYEGLAGYLGYDVQSASTPDGVLYITGAPRYNHTGRVVIYHLNEENNIVVSQILKGEQIGSYFGSVLQTVDVDGDSYTDLLLVGAPMYMGTERNEQGLVYVYKLKQDGQFEHEFTLKPINQSCCTAHSASCTNKNEPCGARFGTAIAAVTDLNLDGFNDVAIGAPFENDHRGAVYIYHGDKTSLKEKFVQRIPAGGDSEKVKFFGQSIHGVMDLNGDGITDVTIGGLGGASLFWSRDVAELRANMTFDPFKINLQQTQYQCEHGGRKSVCVTTEVCFVYSIKSDKQDVNTSAEIRYNLTLDALRAKARASFIYLDDKSDRKITRNFTIKDRERKCVQETFMMSARLDFRDPLMVSLEFGLADEDRGPVLDESLPRSINKTIPLVDCGSDEKCIADLSLKAEPNVKKMMIKANKDKIDVNINVRNSKDNAYNTKVTVSFTPNINYVKVEPEMACTLNHTMVECGVGYPFLGHNVEENFKVKFEVNPKHIQDVIQINVTATSDSEELALHDNTVHISIPVKYEAGLIFSVRPVDQHVEVKEGEQYSSAFNDTRMIGEEVNISYTVEKSGDMVFPPLDLTVKYPDLSPRQNNLLYLTHVTTSPQVKCDAERWINPHKINPNIIIPNTKKETLSVFLLSCENLNCASFSCSIPEAMISQVNVTFRVWKPTFIKGEFTSLYMLVNATLGIKNTDLFELSSSDRTRSVKIQVSKESLGGIPIWIIIISILIGLLILALVIFALWKMGFFKRKNRDYSKEEMMD; from the exons AAAACACAACAGTTCCCAACTTACATGAAGTCAAGGAGAACATGACCATGGGAACCACGCTGGTGACCAATCCCAACGGAGGATTTCTG GCCTGTGGTCCTCAGTACGGCTACATGTGCGGCCAGCAGCAGTACATCTCAGGAGTTTGTGCGAACGTCAGTGATTCCTTCCAGATTCTCAACTCTGTGGCACCGGCCGTGCAAG AGTGTGCAAAGGAGTTGGACATTGTCATTGTTCTGGATGGATCTAACAGTATCTACCCCTGGTCCAGTATCATTGATTTTCTTGAACGTTTCATTGAGAACATTGAGATCGGACCTAAACTCTCACAG gtgGGGATAGTGTCCTATGGTGAGACTGTGACTCACCGTGTCAACCTGAGCCAGTTTGACAACACTAAAAATCTTTTGACATTCGTTAAAGAACTTCCTCAGCAGACCGGCTTCAAGACCATGACTTTCCTGGGCATCGATACTGCCAG GAAGGAGGCCTTCATGCCGGAGCGTGGTGCACGACCTGGGGTGAAGAAAGTCATGGTGATTGTGACTGACGGAGAGTCACATGACTTCTATAATCTGGACAAGGTCATTGGAGACTGTAAAGCTGATGACATCGAGAGGTTTGGCATTGCT gTTTTGGGAGACTACAATCGTCAGAACAAAAGTGCAGAAGAAGTGCAAAAGTTTATCAAGGAGATTGCGGCCATCTCCAGTAAGCCGCTAAATGACCACTTCTTTAACGTGTCAGATGAGGTGGCCTTGTTGACCATTGTGGATGCTTTAGGAAGCAAGATTTTTGCCTTGGAAG CTACAACCGGCAATTTCACCTCCTCCTTCGGGATGGAGATGTCCCAAGCTGGGTTTAGTGCACATACTTCTAAA GAAGGTGTGTTACTGGGAGCAGTGGGAGCGTATGACTGGAACGGGACAGTAGTCATGCATACTGCTGGAGGAACAATCACTCCAGGGAAGACCCAGTTCTACGACCCAGAGACTGAGGCCGGGTACGAAGGACTTGCTGGGTACCTCG GCTATGATGTCCAGTCAGCATCCACCCCTGATGGAGTGCTGTACATCACAGGTGCACCGCGGTACAACCACACAGGCCGGGTTGTTATCTATCATCTGAATGAAGAGAACAACATTGTCGTTTCACAGATACTTAAAGGAGAACAG ATTGGTTCCTACTTTGGCAGCGTCCTGCAGACTGTCGACGTGGATGGTGATTCCTACACGGATCTCCTCTTGGTCGGAGCTCCAATGTACATGGGCACAGAAAGAAACGAGCAGGGACTAGTCTACGTCTACAAACTCAAGCAG GACGGCCAGTTTGAGCACGAGTTCACTTTAAAGCCAATCAATCAGTCCTGTTGTACTGCCCACTCAGCCAGCTGCACTAATAAAAATGAACCATGTGGTGCCCGGTTTGGTACGGCCATCGCAGCAGTAACAGATCTCAATCTTGACGGGTTTAATGACGTGGCAATCGGTGCACCTTTTGAGAACGACCACCGAGGGGCTGTCTACATCTATCATGGAGATAAGACGTCACTGAAAGAGAAATTTGTACAG CGTATCCCTGCAGGTGGGGACAGTGAGAAGGTGAAATTCTTTGGGCAGTCCATACATGGAGTCATGGATCTAAATGGAGATGGAATCACTGATGTAACCATAGGAGGTCTGGGAGGTGCTTCCCTATTCTG GTCCAGAGATGTTGCAGAGCTCCGTGCCAACATGACTTTTGACCCTTTTAAAATCAACCTGCAGCAGACTCAGTATCAGTGTGAACATGGTGGAcgcaaatctgtgtgtgtgacaactGAGGTGTGTTTCGTCTACAGTATCAAATCTGACAAGCAGGACGTAAACACTTCTGCAG AGATCCGCTACAATCTGACCCTGGATGCTCTGCGTGCAAAAGCCAgggcctcatttatttatttggatgATAAAAGTGATCGTAAAATTACCAGGAACTTCACcatcaaagacagagagagaaaatgtgtgcAAGAAACCTTCATGATGTCG GCCCGGCTTGACTTCCGAGACCCTCTCATGGTATCTTTAGAGTTTGGACTTGCTGATGAAGACCGAGGCCCCGTCCTGGATGAAAGCCTTCCCAGATCCATCAATAAGACA ATTCCCCTAGTGGACTGTGGAAGCGATGAGAAGTGCATTGCTGACCTCTCTCTCAAAGCAGAGCCTAATGTCAAAAA AATGATGATCAAAGCAAACAAAGACAAGATTGACGTGAACATCAACGTTAgaaacagcaaagacaacgcATACAACACAAAAGTTACCGTCAGTTTCACACCGAACATTAACTATGTTAAAGTAGAG CCGGAGATGGCATGCACTCTGAATCACACAATGGTGGAGTGTGGTGTTGGATACCCCTTCTTGGGACACAATGTAGAG GAAAATTTCAAAGTGAAATTTGAGGTAAATCCCAAACATATCCAGGATGTAATTCAGATCAATGTGACAGCTACAAG TGACAGTGAAGAGCTGGCCCTGCATGACAACACGGTGCACATCTCCATCCCTGTGAAGTATGAAGCTGGACTCATATTCTCAGT GCGGCCTGTGGATCAACACGTCGAAGTAAAAGAGGGTGAACAGTATTCCAGTGCATTCAATGACACCAGGATGATCGGAGAGGAGGTCAACATCAGCTACACG GTGGAGAAGTCAGGTGATatggtgtttcctcctcttgACCTCACAGTGAAGTATCCTGACCTGTCGCCTCGGCAGAACAACTTACTTTACCTAACACACGTCACCACCAGCCCACAg GTGAAATGTGACGCAGAACGTTGGATCAACCCTCATAAAATTAACCCGAATATTATAATTCccaatacaaagaaagaaacTCTCAGTGTCTTTCTGCTG AGCTGTGAAAACCTCAACTGTGCATCATTTAGCTGCTCCATCCCTGAAGCTATGATCAGTCAGGTCAACGTTACATTCAGAGTGTGGAAACCTACGTTCATCAAG GGCGAGTTTACCAGCCTGTACATGTTGGTGAATGCCACGCTGGGGATCAAAAACACAGACCTGTTTGAACTGAGCAGCAGCGACAGGACCAGAAGT GTGAAGATCCAGGTTTCAAAGGAGAGCTTAGGAGGAATCCCTATTtggatcatcatcatcagcatccTGATAGGACTCCTGATCTTAGCACTTGTGATCTTCGCTCTCTGGAAG ATGGGCTTCTTCAAGAGAAAAAACAGGGACTACTCAAAGGAGGAAATGATGGACTGA